In the Thermodesulfovibrio yellowstonii DSM 11347 genome, one interval contains:
- a CDS encoding 4Fe-4S dicluster domain-containing protein, protein MNRREFIKKAFTITGLTLIGKNAFGTDSSTYSTGNLANRKNWEKYEEVKKAGVLQKEPYAVLVDLTKCIGCRRCEWACNEWNKNPNSPIKEFEESKDKKPSVFDKVRRPTAGSFTVVNRFYENNAPVYVKKQCMHCIDAACQSACFVDAFKKTEQGAVLYNPSLCVGCRYCMIACPFDIPAYEYYDPITPQITKCTMCFDRITVGKLPACIEICSADVMKFGLRSEMLKLAYETINNNPQRYIPHVYGEHEAGGTSWLYISGTSFEKLGFPKLDKTLIPKVSKSFLFTVKVFEIVAAAPLVWGAYYMISKNKKSKDKSHEKE, encoded by the coding sequence ATGAATAGGAGAGAGTTCATAAAAAAAGCTTTTACGATTACAGGATTAACTCTTATAGGCAAAAATGCTTTTGGTACAGATTCTTCTACTTACTCTACAGGAAATCTGGCAAACAGAAAAAACTGGGAAAAGTATGAGGAAGTAAAAAAAGCAGGTGTATTACAAAAAGAACCCTATGCTGTTTTAGTTGACCTAACAAAATGTATTGGTTGTCGTAGATGCGAATGGGCATGCAACGAATGGAATAAAAATCCTAATAGCCCTATTAAAGAGTTTGAGGAATCAAAAGATAAAAAGCCTTCAGTTTTTGATAAAGTTCGGAGACCTACTGCTGGTTCATTTACAGTAGTTAATAGATTTTATGAAAACAATGCTCCTGTATACGTTAAAAAACAATGCATGCATTGTATTGATGCTGCCTGTCAGTCTGCCTGTTTTGTTGACGCATTTAAGAAAACTGAACAAGGTGCTGTTCTTTATAATCCATCACTTTGTGTAGGCTGTCGTTACTGCATGATTGCATGTCCCTTTGATATTCCAGCCTATGAATATTATGATCCTATTACTCCACAGATTACAAAATGCACAATGTGTTTTGATAGAATCACAGTGGGCAAACTCCCTGCCTGTATTGAAATATGTTCAGCTGATGTTATGAAATTCGGATTAAGGAGTGAAATGCTTAAACTTGCTTATGAAACAATAAATAATAATCCTCAGAGATACATTCCTCATGTTTATGGAGAACATGAAGCTGGAGGAACAAGCTGGCTTTATATTTCAGGAACATCCTTTGAAAAGCTTGGATTTCCAAAACTTGATAAAACTCTGATTCCAAAGGTTAGTAAAAGTTTTCTTTTCACTGTCAAAGTTTTTGAAATAGTTGCTGCTGCTCCACTTGTCTGGGGAGCTTACTATATGATTTCAAAAAACAAAAAAAGTAAAGATAAAAGCCATGAGAAAGAATAG
- the hmcA gene encoding sulfate respiration complex hexadecaheme cytochrome HmcA: MKKMFLLVLSVFIFLAMTIYSKSQVVLKEPENRVEIAHKEVFGILQYGKVIFEHQKHVDSMAKILNKPQELVCQECHLKDKYNDFVFSFQENIKNPENLKNAYHSKCLICHQKISAQGKKTGPEILSCRDCHKKVNEKFEVKYPIFEFDFYLHDKHVKKHEKDCSLCHHIYDMEEKNKELALVYEKGTEQSCYYCHDFTKKRGPELSKIVKVAKEKNLNMENSCHKLCLNCHMQNKLQGLNAGPLECSKCHTGKYKTTEELKEVSRPERDQPDKVFLNVEEGRMKGVAFKHNFHEKNNKTCRVCHHETLKACRDCHSLQGKEEGGFVNTLTAFHSLNSEISCQGCHKQMTSKKECSGCHYFIAPIKTEVGNREICNRCHTGKKEPEEIKSFTVSSDKVKEEVIIKHIEKEFEPAKIPHYKMVKKLTDISNKSSMATYFHKDIQTMCKGCHHKSKEDAEAQKNKPPLCASCHSISFDSKALGRPRLQSAYHSMCIKCHENMGLEKPRKCHECHERKGSKGNAHN, encoded by the coding sequence ATGAAAAAAATGTTTCTTTTAGTTTTATCAGTATTTATTTTTCTGGCTATGACAATTTACTCTAAAAGTCAAGTAGTGTTAAAAGAGCCTGAAAATCGTGTAGAAATAGCCCATAAAGAGGTGTTTGGCATTCTTCAGTATGGTAAAGTAATATTTGAACATCAAAAACATGTTGATTCTATGGCAAAAATACTTAATAAACCTCAAGAATTAGTCTGTCAGGAATGTCACTTAAAGGATAAATATAATGATTTTGTTTTTTCTTTTCAAGAAAACATAAAAAATCCTGAAAATCTTAAAAATGCCTATCATAGTAAGTGCCTTATCTGTCATCAAAAAATAAGTGCTCAAGGTAAAAAAACAGGTCCTGAAATTCTTTCCTGCAGGGATTGTCATAAAAAGGTAAATGAGAAATTTGAAGTAAAATATCCTATATTTGAGTTTGATTTTTACCTTCATGACAAGCATGTTAAAAAACATGAAAAAGACTGTAGCCTCTGTCATCATATCTATGACATGGAAGAAAAAAATAAGGAACTTGCACTTGTATATGAGAAAGGAACTGAGCAGTCATGTTATTACTGCCATGATTTTACTAAAAAAAGAGGTCCTGAACTGTCAAAAATAGTCAAAGTAGCAAAAGAAAAGAATTTAAATATGGAAAATTCTTGCCATAAACTTTGTTTAAACTGTCATATGCAAAATAAACTACAGGGATTAAACGCAGGTCCTTTAGAGTGCTCAAAGTGTCATACAGGAAAATATAAAACAACTGAGGAGCTTAAAGAAGTTTCAAGACCTGAAAGAGATCAACCAGATAAAGTATTCCTTAATGTTGAAGAAGGGAGAATGAAAGGTGTTGCTTTTAAACATAACTTCCATGAGAAAAATAATAAAACATGTAGAGTCTGTCACCATGAGACATTAAAGGCTTGTAGAGATTGCCATAGTTTACAAGGTAAAGAAGAAGGTGGATTTGTAAATACTCTTACAGCTTTCCATTCACTTAATTCAGAAATAAGTTGTCAGGGATGTCATAAACAGATGACTTCAAAAAAAGAGTGTTCAGGTTGCCATTACTTTATTGCACCAATTAAAACAGAAGTGGGTAACAGAGAAATTTGTAATCGTTGTCATACAGGGAAAAAAGAACCTGAAGAAATAAAATCATTTACTGTTTCATCAGATAAAGTAAAAGAAGAGGTAATAATCAAACATATTGAAAAGGAGTTTGAACCTGCAAAAATCCCTCATTATAAAATGGTTAAAAAGCTTACTGATATATCAAACAAAAGTTCTATGGCAACATACTTTCATAAAGATATACAGACTATGTGTAAGGGATGCCATCATAAAAGCAAAGAAGATGCTGAAGCTCAAAAAAACAAGCCTCCTCTATGTGCAAGTTGTCATAGCATTTCTTTTGATTCAAAGGCTTTGGGAAGACCGAGACTTCAATCAGCATATCACAGTATGTGCATAAAATGTCATGAAAATATGGGACTTGAAAAACCAAGAAAATGTCATGAATGTCATGAAAGAAAAGGGAGCAAAGGAAATGCCCATAATTGA
- a CDS encoding (Fe-S)-binding protein: MAEKIFPFNRKPVTDIGIDKTLENISEAEIKKAIDKVLKNEASARLKIFVETCMRCGMCTNSCHHYLAHNNDPTYAPAAKVKQTVWDMLNKNGNVSKDDIKKYARIAFSECNLCRRCVQFCPFGIDIAYLISLVRRICCLIGAVPQYIQDQALSHMQTTNMLWFRQDEWLDTVQWLEDELRAEIKNARIPLGKKNAEILYLAHGLEAKYMTGLLTNMAKIMNVAGVDWTMPDTDGWDYTNKAFYAQDSETMGMVVRRHYELAFKLNVKKIVMGECGHAFRTGVYEGVRFLGWKDSPIPYIHGVEFFYELIRYGKIKIAKKIEEPVTVQDPCNIVRYRGLGDMIRYIVKATCENFIDINPGYEYNYCCSAGGGMIDAGPPWKMARIEGGKIKAEQIKDTGAKIVIAPCHTCHKGIEDLNDYYKLGVHVKFLTDIIAEVIEIPEEMKP, encoded by the coding sequence ATGGCTGAAAAGATTTTTCCCTTTAATAGAAAGCCAGTTACAGATATAGGCATAGATAAAACATTAGAAAATATCTCTGAAGCAGAAATAAAGAAAGCTATTGATAAAGTTTTAAAAAATGAAGCATCTGCAAGACTTAAGATTTTTGTTGAAACCTGCATGAGATGCGGAATGTGCACAAATTCTTGTCATCACTATCTTGCTCATAATAATGATCCTACCTATGCTCCTGCAGCTAAAGTAAAACAGACAGTCTGGGATATGCTTAATAAAAATGGAAATGTTAGCAAGGATGATATTAAAAAGTATGCCAGAATTGCTTTTTCCGAATGTAATCTTTGTCGGAGATGTGTACAGTTTTGTCCTTTTGGTATAGACATTGCTTATTTAATCTCTCTTGTAAGAAGGATATGCTGCCTTATTGGAGCAGTGCCGCAGTATATACAGGATCAGGCATTGAGCCATATGCAAACAACAAATATGCTCTGGTTTAGACAGGATGAATGGCTTGATACGGTCCAGTGGCTTGAAGATGAATTAAGGGCAGAAATTAAAAATGCAAGAATTCCTCTTGGTAAGAAAAATGCTGAAATTCTTTATCTTGCTCATGGACTTGAAGCAAAATATATGACAGGACTTCTTACAAACATGGCAAAAATAATGAATGTTGCAGGAGTTGACTGGACCATGCCGGATACTGATGGATGGGACTATACAAATAAAGCTTTTTATGCTCAGGATTCAGAAACAATGGGTATGGTTGTAAGAAGACATTATGAGCTTGCCTTTAAATTAAATGTGAAAAAGATTGTAATGGGTGAGTGTGGACATGCATTTAGAACTGGAGTTTATGAGGGAGTAAGATTTCTTGGCTGGAAAGATTCTCCCATTCCTTACATTCACGGTGTTGAGTTTTTCTATGAACTAATCAGATATGGAAAAATTAAAATCGCAAAAAAAATTGAAGAACCGGTTACAGTTCAGGATCCTTGTAATATCGTAAGATATAGAGGATTGGGAGATATGATTAGATATATAGTAAAAGCCACATGTGAAAACTTTATTGATATAAATCCTGGATATGAATATAACTACTGCTGTTCCGCAGGTGGAGGGATGATAGATGCAGGACCTCCATGGAAGATGGCAAGGATTGAAGGGGGAAAAATAAAAGCAGAACAGATAAAAGATACAGGTGCAAAAATAGTGATAGCTCCGTGTCATACCTGTCACAAAGGAATTGAAGATTTAAATGACTACTATAAACTTGGAGTGCATGTTAAATTTTTAACTGATATTATCGCTGAAGTAATAGAGATTCCAGAAGAGATGAAACCATGA